AAAGCTCTAAAGCATTTCTATCATATCCTGGAGCTATTATAACCTCCACATGCTTTGTTTTAACCTCCTCTGGCACATACTTATCACCCTGTTTCGCATAGGTCAGGTGCTTTGTATCCTTTCCTTTTAGAAATTTTGCAGTCTCAAAATCAAGTTTTCTTGTAACAGCAACAATTGAGCCAAAAGCAGATATTGGATCTCCCATCCATGCTCTTTCAACAGCCTCTTTTAAGGTCCTGCCTGTCGCATATCCACATGGATTTGTATGTTTCACCACAACGGCTCCGATTTGCTCTTTGAGATCTTTTACTGCTTCAAAAGCACCGTTTGCGTCTACATAATTGTTATAAGACATCTCTTTACCATGCAAAATTTTTGCTGTGGCAAGGTTTGATTCTGCACAATCTCTATTTATATAAAAAGTAGCTGACTGATGCGAATTCTCCCCATATCTTAAAGGTACTCCTTGTGTAAATTTAAGTCTTAGTATTTTTTCTTTAGACAGGTTTTCGCTGAGATATTTGTCTATAGCGCTGTCATAATCTGCGGTATGCCTGAATACTTTAACAGCTAGATTCTCTCTTGTCTTAAGAGATATTTCCCCTGAATTTTTAAGCTCATCAATAATGAATGCATAATCATCTGGGTCCACTACAACAGCAACATCCTTGTAGTTTTTTGCTCCGCTGCGAAGCATTGTTGGGCCTCCAATATCAATATTTTCTATCGCCTCTTCAAGAGAGGTCCCCTCCTTGGCTATGGTCTTCTGAAATGGATACAAATTCACTACAACCATATCTATAAGTTCAATAGAATAATTCTTAACCTGTTCCATGTGTTCAGGACTATTTCGAAGAGCAAGAAGTCCTCCATGGATTTTAGGATGCAGCGTCTTCACTCTGCCGTCAAGCATCTCAGGGAAACCTGTAAATTCAGACACTCCTTTTACAGATACTCCTGCTTCTTCAAGCGCTCTTTTTGTGCCTCCTGTTGAGAGTATCTCTATGCCCATTTTGTCCAATTGGTTAGCAAAATCCACAATCCCTGTTTTATCAGACACGCTTACCAGTGCTCTCTTAATCTTATGCATAATACCTCCTGTGTATACCCCTTACATATGAAACTATTATACAAGCAATCATTCAATCAATCCAGCAAAATAATGCCTTTTTTGTCCGGTTATTTTAGCTTGACACCGTATTGACAACAAATTTAGTTAGTGATAATATTCACAGGATTTGTGAAGTTTATCACAAGGAACTAAGATGGAAAGCTACAAAATTCCGAGAAAGTCAGTAGAAAGATTATCCATATATAGGCGGATTTTAATGGGAATAATGGACGCAGGTTTTACAACTGTCTCTTCTCGCGAACTTGCGGAAAGAGCTGGACTCAACTCTGCTCAAGTGAGAAAAGATCTTGTATATTTTGGCCAATTCGGAACACCTGGAATGGGATACAATGTTTCAATGCTTCACAGGGCAATTACGAGGATAATGGGTTTGCATAAAAGAATTCCTGTGGCCTTAACAGGCGTTGGCAATCTAGGACAGGCCTTATTATCATATCCTGGATTTAAGGAACGTGGTTTTATAATAGAGTCTATTTTTGATAATGATCATGAAAAGGTTGGAAAGATAAAAAATGGATTAAAAATACGAGATGAGAAAAATATTAGCAGTGAAATTAAAAATAAGAAGATCAAGGTAGGTATTATTGCAACACCTTCCCCTGTGGCGCAGTCCGCTGCTAATAAGTTAATTAAAGGAGGGATTAAGGGAATATTGAATTTTGCTCCAATAGAACTTAAAGTCCCCTCAGGAATAACAGTAGTTAACGTGGCGTTGTGCGAAAAGCTGGAAATGTTGTCCTATTATTTATCAAAAAGGAAATTGTTATGAAAATTAGAGATATTGTCCGCATTTTGGAGGCTGAAATATTGTGTTGTGAAAATTGTCTTGGGAAGAGAATTTTGGATTTTGCAGCAAGTGATCTTTTAAGTGATGTTCTGGCTTATGAAAAGGAAAACTATTTGCTTTTAACAGGACTGACTTCTCAACAAGTTGTCCGAACGGCTGAGATAACAGGCGCGGTTGCTATTGTCTTTGTAA
The bacterium DNA segment above includes these coding regions:
- a CDS encoding redox-sensing transcriptional repressor Rex → MESYKIPRKSVERLSIYRRILMGIMDAGFTTVSSRELAERAGLNSAQVRKDLVYFGQFGTPGMGYNVSMLHRAITRIMGLHKRIPVALTGVGNLGQALLSYPGFKERGFIIESIFDNDHEKVGKIKNGLKIRDEKNISSEIKNKKIKVGIIATPSPVAQSAANKLIKGGIKGILNFAPIELKVPSGITVVNVALCEKLEMLSYYLSKRKLL
- the purH gene encoding bifunctional phosphoribosylaminoimidazolecarboxamide formyltransferase/IMP cyclohydrolase, with the protein product MHKIKRALVSVSDKTGIVDFANQLDKMGIEILSTGGTKRALEEAGVSVKGVSEFTGFPEMLDGRVKTLHPKIHGGLLALRNSPEHMEQVKNYSIELIDMVVVNLYPFQKTIAKEGTSLEEAIENIDIGGPTMLRSGAKNYKDVAVVVDPDDYAFIIDELKNSGEISLKTRENLAVKVFRHTADYDSAIDKYLSENLSKEKILRLKFTQGVPLRYGENSHQSATFYINRDCAESNLATAKILHGKEMSYNNYVDANGAFEAVKDLKEQIGAVVVKHTNPCGYATGRTLKEAVERAWMGDPISAFGSIVAVTRKLDFETAKFLKGKDTKHLTYAKQGDKYVPEEVKTKHVEVIIAPGYDRNALELLKSEGKVLRILEVAPLEVGEHERFTYRKIVGGILEQDRDLKVFDTFDVPTKALFPDNKKELAKFAYKACKHTKSNAIVLCREYMPRYFQVLGMGAGQPNRVDSLRKLAVAKAMENLQIEYDMLKPEGSLDDYVKRVMSELVLASDAFFPFSDTVEEAAEFGIRYIIQPGGSKRDDASISKADELGIAMAFTGMRHFLH